The Endozoicomonas montiporae CL-33 genome contains a region encoding:
- a CDS encoding DsbE family thiol:disulfide interchange protein, which translates to MKRFIPLLVFAALAVLLYVGLQQDNKSVLPTALLNRPMPEFSLPSLLEPEQTLSLADMPDESFLLNVWGSWCPACKVEHPYLVELAGQGVPIVGVNYKDDRQDALQWLERLHDPYRFSLVDADGRFGIELGVYGAPETFLVDRKGIIRYRHVGVVNRQVWEQDLLPRIKTLEKEHDQ; encoded by the coding sequence ATGAAGCGATTTATTCCTCTGCTGGTCTTTGCTGCGCTGGCGGTACTGTTGTATGTCGGGTTGCAGCAGGACAATAAATCGGTACTGCCAACCGCTCTGTTGAATCGGCCGATGCCTGAATTCAGTTTGCCATCGCTGCTGGAGCCAGAGCAGACGTTAAGCCTTGCTGACATGCCCGATGAATCATTCTTGCTGAATGTCTGGGGCAGCTGGTGTCCGGCCTGCAAGGTTGAGCATCCTTATCTGGTGGAGCTGGCGGGACAGGGTGTTCCTATCGTTGGCGTGAATTATAAAGACGATCGACAGGATGCCCTGCAATGGCTTGAGCGGCTTCACGATCCTTACCGGTTCAGTCTGGTAGACGCCGATGGACGTTTTGGTATCGAACTGGGTGTGTATGGCGCGCCCGAGACTTTTCTGGTAGACCGTAAGGGGATTATTCGCTATCGCCATGTTGGCGTGGTGAACCGGCAGGTCTGGGAACAGGATCTCCTGCCGCGCATAAAGACTCTGGAAAAGGAGCATGATCAGTGA